The Bosea sp. 685 DNA window TGCGGGCTCGTTGCGCGCAGCAGATCGAACCCGAACAGGAAGCGCACCAGATCGTCCACGTCCTCCTGCTCGATGCGAAGCGTGGTCTCGGCCTCAACCCGCGCCATCAGCGCAGGGATCGTGCCGCTGTCCCAGCGCGAGAGCAATTCGAACTCGAGCCAGCCCAGCCGGTAGAAGCGGTTGCAGGAGGGATCATGCAAGGTCCAGGTCGGAGAGCCGTCCAGCGCGGTCGGACCGGGGAAAACCGCGATTTCCTCGCGTAATGGCAACAGATCGGCGGTGGGAGCTGCCTGGGCGGCCATCGCCGTCAAAAGCCCACCAGTTGACGCGCTGCGGCAAGCGGGCGGCGCAGCAGGTAGTAGAACAGCGTGACGCGCTCGCCATAGAGTTTCGCGGTTCCCTTGAGGCCGATGCGCGGCGGCTGGGTTCCGGCGGCGAGCTTCGCCTTCAGGCGGTAGCCGAGCAACCCGCTGGGCGACTGGGTGGCCTCGTAGCTCGCCTGGCGCAAGCTCGCATGCACGGGAGAGCCGGGCGAGACGTTCAGGAAGAAATCGACATCCGCATCGGGCTTCAGGGTGATCGCATCCGACACCGGCAGCCAGATTTCGAGTTCGGCCTGGTCGGGATCGGCGATCTCCAGCAGTTTCTCGCCGATCGCGACCGGCCGGCCGGTCCAGGTATTGGGATCGTCGAACAGGGCAAGGCCGCTCCGGCTCGCGGTGATCCGGACGCGGTCGAGCAGCGATTTGGTATAGCTGACATCGGCTTGCCGCTGCTCCATGCGGCCCTTGAGCACGGCGAGCAGGGAGCGGCTCTTGTCGTCGAACACGGCCTGCTGCGCCGCTTGGCGGTACTCTGCCTCCGCCACCGCCAGAGCCTTGGCGGCGACCTCGAGCTTGTTCTCGATGGCGCGCCGATCCAGCACGAGAAGGGCTTGTCCCTCCCGAACCTGTTCGTTGGGCTGGACCTCGAAATGATCCACCACGCCTTCGAGCGGCGCGCGCACGATGGTGGGTTGGAACGGCACGACCTCCGCCGGAGCCAGGGCCGATAATGTCACCGGCAGCCACATCAAGCCGAAGACGGCGGCTGCAAGCGCCAGCTTGAGCAGCCCGCTGCGGCGGCGCAGCGCGGCGAAGAAGCGCTGCTGCCGGCCGCGTTGAAAATTCGCCCAGGCATAGGAATAGCCATCGGCCAGTTCCTGCATCAGATGACGGTCGCCCTCGCTCCAGGGGTTTTCCCGCGCGAACAGCAAGGTGCCGAGCGCCGATTGGCCTTCGGTTCGCAGTGGCACCATGAGACCGTGAGCCGGGAGCCATTCCGCCCAGGCCTTGCCCAGCTCACCCTCGAGATCCCCGCCATCGACGGCCCTGATGCTGTCGCGCCCCTCGTCCTGCTCCAGGACTGAGAGCGCCCGGCCGAGCCACAGCATGAAGGGGGCATTGCGCTCGGCGACGGCAACGCCGGAAACCGTCACGACCTTGCCGACCCCGCGCGCATCGCGCCGCCACAATGCAGCCTGGCGGTAGGGCAGCAAAATATGGGTTTCATTGACCATGACGAAGGCGAGCTCCTCGGCGGAGGCAGCGCGCCGCGCCCGCTTGAGAAGCTGGATCAGCGTGCCCAGTCCGAAAAGCTGGGCGTCCAGGGAACTCGGCGCGACGTTCAGCATGGAGCTCGATCTTAAGGTGTCATCCGCCATCTGGAACGCTTGACCCTGCGTCTGGCCCGCTCCTGTTCTAGTCCCATTCCCTTAAAAAAGCGCGCTCAGCGGCTTTGCTGAAAACTCGCCAGCAAAGCCTGGCGCTGCATCTCCAGCGAACGCCATCCGACTGAGGCGAATTGTTCGCTCAACCCGGCGCGACCGCTGGCGGGGCGCTCGTTCATATCGACATGCCGTAACGTATCCCCGCTGACATCTCGCGCGGCCGCCGCGATGGCGGCGCGCTCGGGCGAGGCGCCATGCAGGCCGGCCTGGAGGTGAAGCCCGTAGCCGCGATCCATCAAATCCAGGTTCCAGCCCTGTTTGTCCGGGCGGGGGCTCAGATCGATCGTAAAGTTCGTGACTGCGATATTTCCCTTCGAATCCCGAACCAGAATCTGCACGGTGATGGTTTTCGAGGGAGCTGGAATGGTCTTGCTCGTGCCGGTGTTCCGGTCCGCGGTCGGCGGCAGGGCGCCGGTGTGGAGCTCGTAGTCCAGCGACGGGTCGGGTGCGAGGCTGGCCACCGCTCCATCGGGAGGCAAGCCCCTGAAGGTTCCCGTCGTGGCATCGAATCTCAGCCAGTCGGGGAGCGGATCGCCATTCGCCTGCCGGACGACCAAGGCCGCGATATCGCCCCCGAGCGGGGCCTCGAGGGCTTCGATCGCGAGCTTGATCTGGATCGACGCGTCCGCCGTCGTCAGCAACTGCGGATCGGTATCGATGACGTAGAAATGGGATCCGCTGCGGCTGCTGATGACGCTGTCGCCGTCCGTCGCGCCGAGGAACGATATCACCGGCTGACTGCTGGTCGTCGAACCCAGGAAGATCGCGGAATGATCCGGTGTGGCGCGGCCGGTATCGCCGAACATATGCGGCGGAATGATCAGGCCGTCGACAGTGAGCGTGGTCGTCGCGACCGTGCTCCGGTTGTTGACGGCGGCGCCATCATCGACGCTCCAGACAATGACACGGCTTCCGTTCGCCTGCGTGGTGGAAAGGAACGTCACGCTCGCCAGGGCCGCCTGGTAATCGGCGACCGATGCCGTGCCGCTCAGGGTCAGCACGCCGGTTGCGCTGTCGTAATGGCCGGTGATGCCGCCGCGATCGACGAAGCCAAGCCGGTCATCGGCTGAGGCGAAGCCGCCTGCGATCGCGACCTGCGCGCCCGATAGCGTCAGGCTGTCCACGTCGCGGATCGCAATAGTCGGATCGATGGCGAGC harbors:
- a CDS encoding HlyD family efflux transporter periplasmic adaptor subunit, with product MLNVAPSSLDAQLFGLGTLIQLLKRARRAASAEELAFVMVNETHILLPYRQAALWRRDARGVGKVVTVSGVAVAERNAPFMLWLGRALSVLEQDEGRDSIRAVDGGDLEGELGKAWAEWLPAHGLMVPLRTEGQSALGTLLFARENPWSEGDRHLMQELADGYSYAWANFQRGRQQRFFAALRRRSGLLKLALAAAVFGLMWLPVTLSALAPAEVVPFQPTIVRAPLEGVVDHFEVQPNEQVREGQALLVLDRRAIENKLEVAAKALAVAEAEYRQAAQQAVFDDKSRSLLAVLKGRMEQRQADVSYTKSLLDRVRITASRSGLALFDDPNTWTGRPVAIGEKLLEIADPDQAELEIWLPVSDAITLKPDADVDFFLNVSPGSPVHASLRQASYEATQSPSGLLGYRLKAKLAAGTQPPRIGLKGTAKLYGERVTLFYYLLRRPLAAARQLVGF